The Gadus morhua chromosome 16, gadMor3.0, whole genome shotgun sequence DNA window TTCTTGAACTTTTTCTATTGGAAAATACATCAAAATTATTAATTTATGCTTCAGCATATTTTTGCCATTTCCAAAAGAATGTATACCCAAACATTCCGTCCCCTTGACGAAGTCCGCGTGACGACGTCACCGCAGCGCCTCTGGCCAGCGGAACGCGGCAGCCCTCTGACATCACAGGGCCACGCTCCTATAtaagacaataataataataataacctttaTTTATGCAGCGCTTTTCTACACAGAGctacaaagtgctttacagataaaaagaaagaaagcaaaacaaccaaacaaaaatatatgtcTAGGAATAACTATCACaggtctttttctttttttttttacaattagaaaataaaaatacaatcaaGGAAAAGGGTACCAGGCAAAACATAGAAAATAACATTTAACTCCAATAAACCCTTTAAAAGGTACAGGTGGGATTTAAGGAGGGACTTAATGATGTCACCGAATCAGCTAACCTTATTTTCTCAGGCAATGCATTCTAAAGCTTTGGGGCTGACACAGAAAAAGACCCGTCCCCTTTAGCAGCTAGCCGGGACTCAGGAATAGTGAGTCAAATATAAGTCACCGCTCCTCAGTGCCGTGCTCAGTGGTGATCAGAGAGCGGAGCGATGAGCGTTACCTGGTGATCAGAGAGCGAGCACAGCGGCCAGTGAGCCAAGTTGGCAAAGAGCGAGGGAACTATGGAGAAGAGAGGGGCGAGGAAACCTTAACGGTGACGATCTCCTCCGACAGGACTGTTACTAACAATATTGTAAAATAGACTGCTTGGATCATAATGTTTATTCTGTTATTGACTTTAACCTCTGCCCTTTATTTTCATCCAGTTCATCCATTCCAATGTTCTCCTTGCCCTCTTTATGTCAATGCATTAAGTGTCGTAAAAAGCTGTACTTCGTTGGCTATTACTTTATTTAGTCTGAAACTTACGAGATGGAGTGTCTCaaggtaaaataaatgtaatattttttaTAGTTATTTGAGAGTAAGAGCTTATTCTGAGCCATAGGAAAAGACAAACCTTTTGTTTCATTTATTAATCATACATTTGTCTTTGTCATCACAAGGATACTGACCCAGAAGAGGAGAAGACAAGGGGTCTCATAGTGGGGATACTTTCTGTGATGGAGGATCACAGTTCCGCTCCTGCAAGACTTCAAAATGTAGCTGTGGTTTTAGAAGAACATATCGTCTTACAAGACCTCCCTGACCTGCCAACGGCCCTTGCGTTGCTCTTTGGGCTGATATACGCTCTGAACATCCAGTTTCCCAAGGAACTGCGATACACCTTTGAAATGTTTCAAAAGATCTTTTTGGAGCTGGGGACAGATCTCTCTGCAAGAGTCAGATCCCTCAAAAACAAACTTCTTCTGTAACCCTGTGTCAGAACCTAATGTTGAGCTGCAAGTTCTGTTGAAAACAAACTTGTTGGGCCTGTTTTAAATTGTTAATGTTCATGCTGCAGCTGCCCTTTtgtatatttacttattttactCAGTCCCCCAAATAtctcttctcttcctgtctATAGGAATAATGCTGTATTATGCATTTTAGTACAGCACGTGCTGTTATTTCAATGTTTTAAGAAAGCAACTGTTTCACCTGATCGGGTGAGCTATTGGTCTTCTGTGCTTTTGCACAGCACTTGAGACATGCAAGacatgttcaataaaaaaagatttgaattGAGATATTATAGCCCCTGTAAAATCTTTCATGCATGATGTATTATATATGGAGTTACTGCAAGTTGAAGTTGAGTTATGAGTATGGCTTTAAAGTTTTCATATTTCAAAGTTATTGCAAGTTTGAGAATTCAAGATGACTAAGGATATAAAGTATTCATAACTTAAAATGTCAAGTTACCGAAGTAAACATAAGTCGAGATGACTTGGGTTTCAAAGTTTTCTTAATTTAGAATTGTGAGTTACCGCAACTTAGACTTAAGTCAGGATGATTAAGGATTTAAAGTAGTTTCAACTCAAAATGACAAGTTATTGCAACTAAGACTTAAGTCAAGATGACTAAGGTTTTACAGTTTTCTTAACTGAAGATTGTGAGTTACTGCAACTTCAGGTTGAGTTAATAGAACTTGAAATTCAAAGTATTACCAACTCAAAAGCAGAACTTAAAATGTTAAGTTGTCATTCCCAACTTAAAATTCTATTGCAGTTTGTTGCCTTAAAATTGTAAGTTGGCCCAACTTTAGATTTTTTAGGGTGACACAGACACTGACTCTAGCTCGcgcacagtgacacacacacacacacacgcacacacacacaaacacagagacaaagaccgagagagagaggacagatggagagagagagggacatagagagagagacagacacagagagagagacagacagacagagagagagacagggagagagagagagagacagacagacagagagagagggacgagagatagagaggacagagacaagTGAGAGAGGGTAGGCACAGCGATAAAGAAATCTGGGTGTTGATGAGATAAAAATATGCAACCACCGTATCCATATTTTAACACCAACCAGACAAACACGTCTGCTTTTAGTGAGTCAGGGCTAAAAATACTGACATAATTAAATTGACCACTAGGGGGCAACAAAAGTCCGGTTCCTCACTGCGAGCCAATGGCCCCTTGTGGCGCACGAAGGGCCCACATGCTAATAGCATACCAGACCCTTCACACCTTCACATTACCTGGtgacagggccgtagcaccaaatcctgggcccctatactataggtactgctggaccccctgtgccaggttgttgacgggggggggggggggggggggggggtggtccggagcgattgttgacgggggggggggggggagtccggagcgattgttgacgggggggggggaaggcgattgttgacgggggggagggataaagaaaaaaaaaacggtgagataaaaaaatattattatttttttttttggtcatgggccccccctctgccttgggcccccccacaactgtcccctttgtccccgcagtccgacggccctgcctGGTGATAAACACGCATGATATGGGCTGTGGACCACACAgggcgtgtgcgtttgtgtgtgtgtatgtgtgtctgccccAGTTGATCTACAAGAATGACACTCTCAAACTTGTGTTTGAATATCAAGAGTTGATCAAAGACAAACTAATAGCCTGACTAGTCTTTCTTGACCCCACTGTGAGTGTTAATGCAAATGTTTGGGTATAAAACATATATAGACTTGGAAACAGCTGATGGACTTGGGAGAACAAATTTAAAATGGTGACTTTGTGAACacaagtgtgtttttgtctacTTTTTGTATTAAAGTAATATTCTTATTTCATCGGTTTCCATTTGAGTTATTAAAAGGCCTATTCTAAAGagtgcaataaaaaaataatccagTTGCCTGCGACGACGAATCAACATCAGGTGCCAGCGGAACCCGACCGGCCTTTGTGACGCCTCTATATAAGTCCCCGCTCCTCAGTCCAGTCCTCAGTGGTGATCAGAGAGCAACGAAGAGCAGCCATATCAATAACCAGTGACAGCAACAAACTGCGAGATCCACTATGGGGAAGAACAGACGAATctagagacaggagggagaccaggagaccctGTGTGGGGACTCCTCGTCGTCCCCCGGAGAACATCGTCCGGcacaggtgaggagggagaggacacGCACGCCGACCGCACACCAGGCACGTGCAGAGGGGGGCTATGGGTGCCCGAGCCCCTGCCCTTTTCCCTCTGAAGGACCAAAGTGCCCTTTTGAGTGGTCATTTAAATTTTCAATGCTTTGTAAAATTACACATGAACAATTAAACATTAACATGTGAATAAATTATTCTAGAATAAAAATGTCTAAAAGTAATAATCGAGAAGTAAAGTTTGTACTTTGTAGCCTCGTTTACCGGCGCTCAGTGCGCAGCTGCCGCTGGGTGACGTCATAGGCTATCAACGTGACTTTTCACCTTTGCCTGCCTTGTTGCGCTTGTTGTTTTAAGAGACGGTACAATGCAGGGTAAGATCACTACAGAGTCTGACACAGACAGTTGTTTCCAAAACCATTAAGTTGATAATGCTAAATAAACTGTAACACTTATCTCGTTTTGTAGCGTCATTTTGAAGTATAGGCCTATGTTTGCCAGCAAAAGCTTTTCAACAAGCATCGTTTTAACTGACTGTGAAAGTGGCTACCACTCGGTTTATTTTCTATAGCCTACCAGCAAACCTATCTGGGAAACCTTTTGAAATTGCAAAGGGAAAGCATACATTGTTATATTGAATCTGTATAGGCTACTCTGTAGTAACTACGTGGCCACATGACATGgccagtggcggtgggtcaatagagggcgccAGGGCGCTGTCACACCatatttgtaccgggtgccaaatttgtaccgggcacgtcatcccGGTACAGACCCCCCACAGTAACAGACCCCCAGTCTATTACTGTGCCAAACCAACATTtctgatcaccagccgccactggacATGACAAATCCGTTTCATGTCTActctgtctcagtgtctctgaCAGTAGTGGTTTTTGCATGTGCCCTTTTTTGAATTTGAGCCCCTGCTCCTCAAAGGGTCGCTGCACGGCCCtgccgcacacgcacactttgagTCTGCAGATGCACATTTGTATTCTGTAAAAACTTGTGGTTGTACATGATTATATTAAGTTAGGGTCCAACTGACTTTTGTCCAAAAGAAGTGCaggcaacacacacccacacacatacactcacactcccacacacacaaacacacacacacacacacacacacccatccacacacacacgattgaaCACATTTATTATCAGtgcattataaaaaatatatatgatatatatatgatatataaatatgtttatgCATGTATTTCTTGAACTTTTTCTATTGGAAAATACATCAAAATTATTAATTTATGCTTCAGCATATTTTTGCCATTTCCAAAAGAATGTATACCCAAACATTCCGTCCCCTTGACGAAGTCCGCGTGACGACGTCACCGCAGCGCCTCTGGCCAGCGGAACGCGGCAGCCCTCTGACATCACAGGGCCACGCTCCTATAtaagacaataataataataataacctttaTTTATGCAGCGCTTTTCTACACAGAGctacaaagtgctttacagataaaaagaaagaaagcaaaacaaccaaacaaaaatatatgtcTAGGAATAACTATCACaggtctttttctttttttttttacaattagaaaataaaaatacaatcaaGGAAAAGGGTACCAGGCAAAACATAGAAAATAACATTTAACTCCAATAAACCCTTTAAAAGGTACAGGTGGGATTTAAGGAGGGACTTAATGATGTCACCGAATCAGCTAACCTTATTTTCTCAGGCAATGCATTCTAAAGCTTTGGGGCTGACACAGAAAAAGACCCGTCCCCTTTAGCAGCTAGCCGGGACTCAGGAATAGTGAGTCAAATATAAGTCACCGCTCCTCAGTGCCGTGCTCAGTGGTGATCAGAGAGCGGAGCGATGAGCGTTACCTGGTGATCAGAGAGCGAGCACAGCGGCCAGTGAGCCAAGTTGGCAAAGAGCGAGGGAACTATGGAGAAGAGAGGGGCGAGGAAACCTTAACGGTGACGATCTCCTccgacaggaggaagaggccaCCCCCGATccgggctcctcctccccctctccggaccccccccccctgccccatcAGGTCTCCACCTCGTCGCAAAACAAAGAACGTCTGAGACaggtgaggaaggagagaacaCCAACACGGATACGGAGCGACTGAGACGTCTTTGTGTTTCCTGTCGTGGGTCTTCAGTGTCGGTTCGTGTTTGACCCGAAGAGTTCCTGatgccgtgtgtttgtgtcctaggTGGTGATCAGATGGATGGAGACAAATGAGGAGGCGAATGacccggaccaaggccagacccccccggaccgaggccagacccccccggaccaaggccagaccccCCCGCACCAAGCCAGACCcccccggaccaaggccagaccccCCCGGACAAGGGCCAGACccccccggaccgaggccagacccccccggaccaaggccagaccgccccggaccagggccagacccccccggaccgaggccagacccccccggaccgaggccagacacccccggaccagggccagaccgccccggaccagggccagaccgccccggaccaaggccagaccgccccggaccaaggccagaccgcccTGGACCAAGACCAGAACGCAGATGAACCTGGTGAGTTCGCgcattgttgtttttacctgcttgcgtgtgtgtgtgtgtgtttacctgcttgcgtgtgtgtgtgtgtgtgtgtgtgtgtgtagctgcttgtatgtgtgtgcatgtgtgcgtgtgtgcgtgtgcatgtgtgtgtgcatgcgtgtaagtgtgtgtgcgtgttatacgTCAGAATAATCACAAAACATTGACTGAGCGACTCTCACACTCACGTCACTAAAACAGACCCCATagcagcaacaaacacacagcagccaCTATGGTCGTCACTAAACACAGTTCTGTCGTTCATTTCTGACAGAACCCCAACACCAGGGAGAAGGCTCAGGCCCTTTGGTGGCCTGAGCCAGGCCAATGTGCCTGGTGAGCTGGCTGcattgtgtttacctgcttgtgtgtgtgtttacctgcttgtgtgtgtgagtttacctgcttgtgtgtgtgtttacctgcttgtgtgtgtgtgtttacctgcttgtgtgtgtgtttacctgcttgtgtgtgtgtgtttacctgcttgtgtgtgtgtgtgtttacctgcttgtgtgtgtgtttacctgcttgtgtgtgtgtttacctgcttgtgtgtgtgtttacctgctggtgtgtgtgtttacctgctggtgtgtgtgtttacctgcttgtgtgtgtgtttacctgcttgtgtgtgtgtctacctgcttgtgtgtgtgtttacctgcttgtgtgtgtcttactcatcacctacaaggccctcaacagcctagcccccccctaccttgccgacctcctccatcaccacgccccctcccgattcctcaggtccaattctgccaacctgctacaagttccacggactgagcgacggacttggggtgatcgggccttctcagttgctgcccccaccctttggaattcactcccctcccacatcaaagtctctccaaccctctcttctttcaaatctgccctcacattactaactcaaaacactcaCCCTCAAAACTCTCCCCAATTTGGAATAACCCTGATTTCACTTGTAATAAAATAACCCTAAACCTCCACTCCTGGAAAGATAAAGGCATTACACATATACAACACTTGCTCACCGACGTAAAATTCTCCACATTCGCGGACTTGGTCCAGAAATTCGGCatcacccacaaacacattttacaaTATCTACAGATTAATTCCGCAATTAAAGCAACCGTGAATACAGCAAAAGCCAATTTAGATCTACCTACACCTGTCTCACAGCTTATTAACATACCATCGCCCAAAAAATTACTATCCAAAATCTACAAAATAatgatacagacagacaccacgACAAGTCTACCATCTGCCAAATGGGAAACagatctctctatctctaccgATGCCAATTTCTGGACTCAAATCTGCAAAAATACCTTTCTCATGACCAAAAATACAAACCTACAGTTAATACAATATAAAATTATCCACAGGACTCACCTCACAGGACATAAACCATTTCGCATGGGTTTCACTTCAGACATCTGCCCCCATTGCACCCAAAATTGCCCGGACACCTATATTCATGCACTTTGGCACTGCTCCCCTATTACACATTTCTGGGAAAAGATCACAGGGCTACTCACCACGTTCTTTGGCTGCTGCATCCCAACCTCCCCGTCACTCTGTCTGCTTGGAGATACCACTACAATCAACCTAAATCACTTTAGCAATACAACCTTGTTGGTTGCGCTAGCTGTCGCCAAGAAGACTATCCTCATAAACTGGaaatcaaaaaataatattcataTTTCCATCTGGAAAAACCTACTATTAGATCACATCTCACTAGAACTCTCAAACAACTCAACTGGTAATAACCCAACCTGGCCCTCACTTTCCAACTTCCTACAGTCATAGCTCCGCTGCCCACTTACCAGTACTCCCACCAAATAGGCCTCACCTCCATTACCACTGTTAATCAATCAATAGGGTTGTGATGAGGCCCATCCacccccctctttcatttttgcatatttgtttattcagttcatttaattactctctctccctttctctgtaaCTATAACCTACACATATTAACTAATTTCACCAGACTGAAACTCTCCTCTGTGCTGCTCTGGCCTCCCGCGGCCGGGGGCCGgctgccctggggaggggggggttcatcaGGGGGGATAGGGTGCTTCGGGTGGGACCTCTATCGCGTTGGGGGTCGGAGATGCCGGAGGAAAGCATCTGgccgcgcacgcacgcacgcacgcacgcacgcacgcacgcacgcacgcacgcacgcacgcacgcacgcacactcccTCTCACAAACACCTCCCCAAACCCTCTCGTAATCTGTCCTTGTCCCCGTATAATTCTTTATGTTTTGGTATATGTTACATGTCTATCGCACATATCTGGGTTTTGTCGTGTTATGGGGTGTCTGTAaatgtatgtttgcactttgaaaaaaaaaaaaaaaaaaaaaaaaaatcatctggcctcaaaacataccttttcacactagccttccccacctaactcccaccttattcttcatgtttaacctctgtttttcttttattcctagtctgtcttacatagttttgataggccaatatgtaaagcgtcttagagtactatattaagcgctatataaatttaatttattattattattattattacctgcttgtgtgtgtgtttacctgcttgtgtgtgtgtctacctgcttgtgtgtgtgtgtttacctgcttgtgtgtgtgtttaccagacAGCCCCCCCACAAAGGCCCTGGCCCAGGTCATGGGGAACCTGAGGTTCCGGGTGAAGGGCCTCAAAAAGAAGAGGGTTCAACCAGCATCCACCTCCCGGCTTGATGAGGAGAAGCCTTTGGGCCGCCCTTCAGGCCGGAGCCCCTTccctggccagaccgccccggaccaagaccagaccgccccggaccaagaCCAGACCGCCCCAGACCCAAGCCAGACCGCCCTggaccaaggccagaccgcCAATGAACCTGGTGAGTTTGCgcattgttgtttttacctgtttgtgtgtgtgtttacctgcttgcgtgtgtgtgtgtgtgtgtgtgtgtgtgtgtgtgtgtgtgtgtgtgtgtgtgtgtgtgtgtgtgtgtgtgtgtgtgtgtgtgtgtgtgtgtgtgtgtgtgtgtgtgtgtgtgtgtgtgtggctgcttgtatgtgtgtagctgttgtatgtgtgtgtgtgtagctgcttgtatgtgtgtgcgcgcaactgcttgtgtgtgcgcgcatgtgtgtgtgagtgcgcgcgtgtgtacgtgtgcatgtgtgcgtgcgtgcgtgcaagtgtgtgtgcgtgttatacgTCAGAATAATCACAAAACATTGACTGAGCGACTCTCACATTCAGCGTCACTAAAACAGACCCCATagcagcaacaaacacacagcagccaCTATGGTCGTCACTAAACACAGTTCTGTCGTTCATTTCTGACAGAACCCCAACACCAGGGAGAAGGCTCAGGCCCTTTCGTGGCCTGGCTGCCTCCGACCGCAGACGGGCCCCCCAGGAAGGACCTGGCCCAGGTCGTGGGGAACCTGAAGGTCCGGGTGAAGGGAGTCAGGAAGCTGAGGGTGGAAACAGCAACCATGGACCCAGGCCAGACCGCCCAGGACCCAAACCAGCTCCCCAATGTGCCTGGTGAGCTGGCTGcattgtgtttacctgcttgtgtgtgtgtttacctgcttgtgtgtgtgtttacctgcttgtgtgtgtgtttacctgcttgtgtgtgtgtttacctgcttgtgtgtgtgtttacctgcttgtgtgtgtgtttaccagacAGCCCCCCCACAAAGGCCCTGGCCCAGGTCATGGGGAACCTGAGGTTTCGGGTGAAGGGCCTCAAAAAGAAGAGGGTTCAACCAGCATCCACCTCCCGGCTTGATGAGGAGAAGCCTTTGGGCCGCCCTTCAGGCCGGAGCCCCTTccctggccagaccgccccggaccaaggccagacc harbors:
- the LOC115561592 gene encoding basic salivary proline-rich protein 1, translating into MECLKEEEATPDPGSSSPSPDPPPLPHQVSTSSQNKERLRQVVIRWMETNEEANDPDQDPPAPSQTPPDQGQTPPDKGQTPPDRGQTPPDQGQTAPDQGQTPPDRGQTPPDRGQTPPDQGQTAPDQGQTAPDQGQTAPDQGQTALDQDQNADEPDSPPTKALAQVMGNLRFRVKGLKKKRVQPASTSRLDEEKPLGRPSGRSPFPGQTAPDQDQTAPDQDQTAPDPSQTALDQGQTANEPEPQHQGEGSGPFVAWLPPTADGPPRKDLAQVVGNLKVRVKGVRKLRVETATMDPGQTAQDPNQLPNVPDSPPTKALAQVMGNLRFRVKGLKKKRVQPASTSRLDEEKPLGRPSGRSPFPGQTAPDQGQTAPDPSQIPEEPADRAPRKDLSQVLGNVRVRVRALRKKRVETATTALTEQEEEKPLGRPSRQNTFRRIKMAWADPKAVITTDAPPNTPEHQDLVIEAEEEGEATAQAEGTSLRPRVNKWLNRRMKEMSTFAARFQCGSCVR